One Frankia alni ACN14a DNA window includes the following coding sequences:
- a CDS encoding ABC transporter substrate-binding protein: protein MRIRTFAAAVAVAGLALAACGSDGEDGPTGGPASTGGRAHPDATVTIGAVLEPTSLDITRTSGVAVGQILLGNVYEGLVKRDQKGVVSPALATSYTISPDGLTYTFTLAGNAAFQDGAPVRAADVVSSLTKVIGPNSTNPHASDLASLSAVTSPDPRTVVLTLKERDSGLLFNLTGPAGVVVREGATGLDGHPDGTGPFRFDSWRRGDSITLVRNDAYRGPKAKVARVVFRYLTDANAQNNAVRTGQVDVGVISDNDLIEAYRGNPKFTIAEGTTTDKFTLAFNQDRGPLADARVRHAIRQGIDKDGLIKVLGAGTRIGSPVPPLDPWYSDLTSIDRYDPASARRLLAQAGHGGGLRLGLTVPNIYPPSIGDYVTSQLREIGVTVDLHRVEFPAWLTGVYTKHDYDLSIVDHAEARDLAFYVKPGYYFGDRSPQARDLAKAGATAASDAERDTALRGLARRYSEDAIADWLLLAKARQVARVGVTGYPTDNVSATYDLSKIEVVKS, encoded by the coding sequence ATGAGAATCAGAACCTTTGCCGCCGCTGTCGCCGTCGCCGGCCTGGCGCTGGCGGCCTGCGGGTCGGACGGCGAGGACGGCCCGACCGGCGGCCCGGCGTCGACCGGCGGTCGCGCCCATCCCGACGCCACCGTGACCATCGGCGCCGTCCTCGAACCGACGAGCCTCGACATCACCCGCACCAGCGGGGTCGCGGTCGGCCAGATCCTGCTCGGCAACGTGTACGAGGGGCTGGTGAAACGGGACCAGAAGGGGGTGGTGAGCCCGGCGCTCGCGACGTCCTACACGATCTCCCCGGACGGCCTCACGTACACGTTCACCCTCGCGGGCAACGCCGCCTTCCAGGACGGCGCCCCGGTGCGCGCCGCGGACGTGGTGTCGTCGCTGACCAAGGTGATCGGGCCGAACTCGACGAACCCGCACGCCAGCGACCTGGCCTCCCTCTCCGCGGTCACCAGCCCCGACCCGCGCACGGTGGTCCTGACGCTGAAAGAACGTGACAGCGGGCTGCTGTTCAACCTGACCGGCCCGGCCGGCGTCGTCGTGCGCGAGGGCGCCACCGGCCTCGACGGTCATCCCGACGGCACCGGGCCGTTCCGGTTCGACTCCTGGCGGCGCGGCGACAGCATCACCCTCGTGCGCAACGACGCCTACCGGGGGCCGAAGGCCAAGGTCGCCCGGGTGGTCTTCCGCTACCTCACCGACGCGAACGCGCAGAACAACGCGGTGCGCACCGGTCAGGTCGACGTCGGGGTGATCTCCGACAACGACCTGATCGAGGCCTACCGGGGCAACCCGAAGTTCACCATCGCGGAGGGCACGACCACCGACAAGTTCACCCTGGCGTTCAACCAGGACCGTGGGCCGCTGGCCGACGCCCGGGTCCGGCACGCGATCCGCCAGGGCATCGACAAGGACGGGCTGATCAAGGTGCTCGGCGCCGGGACCCGGATCGGCTCGCCCGTGCCGCCGTTGGACCCGTGGTACTCCGACCTCACGAGCATCGACCGCTACGACCCGGCGAGCGCGCGCCGGCTGCTCGCGCAGGCGGGGCACGGCGGCGGGCTGCGCCTCGGCCTCACCGTCCCGAACATCTACCCGCCGAGCATCGGCGACTACGTCACCTCCCAGCTACGCGAGATCGGCGTCACCGTCGACCTGCACCGCGTCGAGTTCCCCGCCTGGCTCACCGGCGTCTACACCAAGCACGACTACGACCTGAGCATCGTCGACCACGCCGAGGCGCGTGACCTCGCCTTCTACGTCAAGCCCGGCTACTACTTCGGCGACCGCTCCCCGCAGGCCCGCGACCTCGCGAAGGCCGGTGCCACCGCCGCCTCCGACGCCGAGCGCGACACGGCCCTGCGTGGCCTCGCCCGCCGCTACTCCGAGGACGCCATCGCCGACTGGCTCCTGCTCGCCAAGGCGCGGCAGGTCGCCCGGGTCGGCGTCACCGGTTACCCGACCGACAACGTCTCCGCGACCTACGACCTGTCGAAGATCGAGGTTGTGAAATCGTGA
- a CDS encoding isopenicillin N synthase family dioxygenase: MTSARTLPTLDIGPFLAGTADRARFLADLRAACHGPGFFYLTGHGIPAARTAAVLDVSRRFFHLAEAAKLAIENVHSPHFRGYTRLGHEITRGNPDIREQIDISDERPARALGPDDPAYLRLDGPNQWPAQVPELRASVLAYMDELGGLSRLLVRAFAESLGLPADHLDRTFADEPRSHLKLIRYLAAPPAHPAGYDQGVGSHKDGGFLTFVLQDDVRALRGGEAVEPAAGLQVADDSGGWIDAAPRPGTFVVNIGEMFELATRGYYRATVHRVVSPPPGHERLSVAFFFGPRLSATLEPVPLPAELLREIGDAPPPDPHNPIFAQHGVNTLKSWLRSHPEVARRHYADVAQPTAAQTPADQPTGHGAY; the protein is encoded by the coding sequence GTGACCAGCGCCCGCACACTGCCCACGCTCGACATCGGCCCGTTTCTGGCCGGCACCGCCGACCGCGCGCGGTTTCTCGCCGACCTGCGCGCGGCCTGCCACGGGCCGGGCTTCTTCTACCTGACCGGGCACGGGATCCCCGCCGCGCGGACCGCGGCCGTGCTCGACGTCAGCCGCCGCTTCTTCCATCTCGCCGAGGCGGCGAAGCTGGCGATCGAAAACGTGCATTCGCCGCATTTCCGCGGCTACACCCGGCTGGGCCACGAGATCACCCGCGGGAATCCCGACATCCGCGAGCAGATAGACATCTCCGACGAACGCCCGGCCCGGGCACTCGGCCCCGACGACCCGGCGTACCTGCGCCTCGACGGTCCCAACCAGTGGCCGGCCCAGGTTCCCGAGCTGCGCGCGAGCGTGCTGGCCTACATGGACGAGCTCGGCGGGCTGTCCCGGCTGCTGGTCCGGGCCTTCGCCGAGTCGCTGGGGCTGCCGGCCGACCACCTCGACCGGACCTTCGCCGACGAACCCCGCTCGCACCTGAAGCTGATCCGCTACCTGGCCGCACCCCCGGCCCACCCCGCCGGCTACGACCAGGGCGTCGGCTCCCACAAGGACGGTGGCTTCCTCACCTTCGTCCTCCAGGACGACGTCCGGGCGCTGCGCGGAGGGGAGGCGGTCGAGCCGGCCGCGGGGCTGCAGGTCGCCGACGACAGCGGCGGCTGGATCGACGCGGCGCCGCGGCCCGGGACCTTCGTCGTCAACATCGGGGAGATGTTCGAACTGGCCACCCGCGGCTACTACCGTGCCACGGTGCACCGGGTCGTCAGTCCACCGCCGGGCCACGAACGGCTGTCCGTGGCGTTCTTCTTCGGCCCGCGGCTGTCGGCGACCCTCGAACCCGTCCCCCTGCCCGCGGAGCTCCTGCGCGAGATCGGCGACGCTCCCCCGCCCGACCCGCACAACCCGATCTTCGCGCAGCACGGCGTGAACACGCTGAAGAGCTGGCTGCGCAGCCATCCCGAGGTGGCCCGCCGCCACTATGCGGACGTCGCCCAGCCCACCGCCGCCCAGACCCCCGCCGACCAGCCCACCGGTCACGGCGCCTACTGA
- a CDS encoding bifunctional o-acetylhomoserine/o-acetylserine sulfhydrylase, which produces MSQERDPVVTTSPTGWSFETRQIHAGAAPDAATGARAVPIYQTTSFVFDDTRHAADLFSLAEVGFTYTRVVNPTSDALEQRVADLEGGVAALATASGQAAQTLAVLNLAGAGSHLVSSTSLYGGTYALFKHTLAELGITTTFVDDPDDLDAWQAAIRPNTVALYGETIGNPRGNVLDIAGVAEVGHAAGLPLIVDNTLASPYLNRPLEHGADIVLHSATKFIGGHGTSIGGVIVDGGRFDWTAGRHPRFTTPDPAYHGLVFHEAFAETAFIVRARARLLRDLGPALSPVNAFLLLQGLETLSLRMERHSANAARVAAWLAERPEVSWVAYPGLADSRWYPAAQRYLPRGAGAVLAFGIRGGAAAGRAFIEGLELHSHLANVGDVRSLAIHPASTTHAQLTPDEQVDSGVSEELVRLSVGIEGIEDILADLDRGFRAAKQR; this is translated from the coding sequence ATGTCACAAGAGAGGGATCCCGTCGTGACGACCTCCCCGACCGGCTGGAGCTTCGAGACCCGGCAGATCCACGCCGGAGCGGCGCCCGACGCGGCGACCGGCGCCCGCGCGGTGCCGATCTACCAGACCACGTCGTTCGTGTTCGACGACACCCGGCACGCGGCCGACCTGTTCTCGCTCGCCGAGGTCGGCTTCACCTACACCCGGGTCGTCAATCCCACCTCCGACGCCCTGGAGCAGCGCGTCGCGGACCTGGAGGGCGGGGTCGCGGCGCTGGCGACCGCGAGCGGCCAGGCGGCGCAGACCCTGGCGGTGCTCAACCTGGCCGGCGCCGGCAGCCACCTGGTGTCGTCGACGTCGCTGTACGGGGGGACGTACGCGCTGTTCAAGCACACGCTGGCCGAGCTCGGCATCACGACGACGTTCGTCGACGACCCGGACGACCTGGACGCCTGGCAAGCCGCGATCCGCCCGAACACCGTCGCGCTGTACGGCGAGACGATCGGCAACCCGCGGGGCAACGTCCTGGACATCGCCGGCGTCGCCGAGGTCGGGCACGCCGCCGGGCTGCCGCTGATCGTCGACAACACGCTCGCCTCGCCGTACCTGAACCGTCCCCTGGAGCACGGCGCCGACATCGTGCTGCACTCGGCGACCAAGTTCATCGGCGGGCACGGGACGTCGATCGGCGGCGTCATCGTCGACGGCGGGCGGTTCGACTGGACGGCCGGGCGCCATCCCCGTTTCACCACCCCCGACCCCGCCTACCACGGCCTGGTCTTCCACGAGGCGTTCGCCGAGACCGCCTTCATCGTGCGGGCCCGCGCCCGGCTGCTGCGCGACCTGGGCCCGGCGCTGTCCCCGGTGAACGCGTTCCTGCTGCTGCAGGGGCTGGAGACGCTGTCGCTGCGGATGGAGCGCCACAGCGCCAACGCGGCCCGGGTGGCCGCCTGGCTCGCCGAGCGTCCCGAGGTCAGCTGGGTGGCCTACCCGGGCCTGGCGGACAGCCGCTGGTACCCGGCGGCCCAGCGCTACCTGCCCCGCGGGGCCGGGGCGGTGCTGGCGTTCGGGATCCGCGGCGGCGCGGCGGCCGGCCGGGCCTTCATCGAGGGCCTGGAGCTGCACAGCCACCTCGCCAACGTCGGCGACGTCCGCTCGCTGGCGATCCACCCGGCGTCCACGACCCACGCCCAGCTCACCCCCGACGAGCAGGTCGACAGCGGGGTGAGCGAGGAACTCGTCCGGCTGTCGGTGGGCATCGAGGGCATCGAGGACATCCTCGCCGACCTGGACCGGGGCTTCCGCGCCGCCAAGCAACGCTGA
- the mscL gene encoding large conductance mechanosensitive channel protein MscL, which translates to MFGIRKVIGRGREVVEPSVRLIKPGLGGFKQFLMRGNIVDLAVAVIIGTAFTAVVKAMVDDLLTPLIAAVGGKPDFAGLSFSINHSVFRYGLFLNTVVTFLLVASVVYFVVVLPLAKANELRRRGHPVPDSEPAISDETRLLTEIRDLLAGDGRRLPEQPSEATQAGAVIAAEETQH; encoded by the coding sequence GTGTTCGGCATCAGGAAGGTGATCGGGCGGGGTCGGGAGGTGGTCGAGCCGTCCGTGCGGCTGATCAAGCCGGGCCTCGGGGGCTTCAAGCAGTTCCTCATGCGCGGGAACATCGTCGACCTGGCCGTCGCGGTGATCATCGGTACCGCGTTCACCGCCGTCGTCAAGGCGATGGTGGACGACCTGCTCACGCCGCTGATCGCCGCGGTCGGCGGAAAGCCGGACTTCGCCGGGTTGTCCTTCAGCATCAACCACAGCGTGTTCCGCTACGGACTGTTCCTCAACACCGTGGTGACCTTCCTGCTCGTCGCCTCGGTCGTCTACTTCGTGGTCGTCCTGCCGCTGGCGAAGGCCAACGAACTGCGCAGGCGCGGCCATCCCGTACCCGACTCCGAGCCGGCGATCAGCGACGAGACGCGCCTGCTCACCGAGATCCGCGACCTGCTCGCCGGCGACGGCCGGCGTCTGCCCGAGCAGCCGAGCGAGGCGACGCAGGCGGGCGCGGTGATCGCCGCCGAGGAGACCCAGCACTGA
- a CDS encoding SAM-dependent methyltransferase: MQADAGTSGRARSVDLREDIPHSARMYDYYLGGKDNYAADREAAEQALAVFPHLRTYARQNRAFLHRAVRYLAAEAGVRQFVDVGTGIPTSPNLHEIAQRVAPDARIVYVDNDPIVLVHARALLTGTPQGRTAYVDADLRRPDEMIAVPEFAATLDPAHPIALSLIAILHFFPDADRPADIVARLCERLPAGSFLVVSHGTAELAPQAAARVAEVYNGRGIPFQTRDRAELTALLPAGWELVEPGVEVLHRWRPEPGSDPDLIADADISAYALIARKS; encoded by the coding sequence GTGCAGGCAGACGCGGGGACGAGCGGACGTGCGCGATCGGTCGACCTGCGGGAGGACATCCCTCACTCGGCCCGCATGTACGACTACTACCTCGGCGGCAAGGACAACTACGCGGCGGACCGGGAGGCGGCCGAGCAGGCGCTGGCGGTCTTTCCCCACCTGCGCACCTACGCCCGGCAGAACCGGGCCTTCCTGCACCGGGCCGTGCGGTACCTGGCGGCCGAGGCCGGGGTGCGGCAGTTCGTCGACGTGGGCACGGGCATCCCGACCTCGCCGAACCTGCACGAGATCGCGCAGCGGGTCGCCCCGGACGCACGCATCGTCTATGTCGACAACGACCCGATCGTGCTCGTCCATGCGCGGGCGTTGCTGACCGGAACGCCACAGGGCCGGACCGCCTACGTCGACGCGGATCTGCGCCGCCCCGACGAGATGATCGCCGTGCCGGAGTTCGCCGCCACCCTCGACCCGGCGCATCCGATCGCGCTGTCGCTGATCGCGATCCTGCACTTCTTCCCCGACGCCGACCGGCCCGCGGACATCGTCGCCCGGCTGTGCGAGCGGCTGCCCGCCGGCAGCTTCCTCGTCGTCAGCCATGGCACGGCCGAGCTCGCGCCGCAGGCCGCGGCGCGGGTCGCCGAGGTCTACAACGGCCGCGGCATCCCGTTCCAGACCCGCGACCGCGCCGAGCTCACCGCCCTGCTGCCCGCCGGGTGGGAGCTGGTCGAGCCCGGCGTCGAGGTCCTGCACCGCTGGCGCCCCGAGCCCGGCAGCGACCCGGACCTCATCGCCGACGCCGACATCAGCGCCTACGCCCTGATCGCCCGCAAGTCGTAG
- a CDS encoding LLM class flavin-dependent oxidoreductase encodes MADIPLAVLDLVPVSAGDSPNDALRNTVDLARQAEAFGYRRYWFAEHHLNPGLLGVSPAVAIALVAGATSTIRLGSAGVQSGHRTPLAVVEEFGLIDALHPGRLDLGIGRSPGRPAPKNGATPNGATPNGAAPAGADGGPGDGGPGDGGPDGGGPGDGAATPTPAPALVSAAAAAYQASLGGVDHSTDQRAANGLLIPRRFDFSRLLGSPRLGVTLSLLQQPGAYTPEYADQVDDILALLRDTYHTADGQTARAWPGTGAALEVWILGASGGSSASVAGSRGLRFAASYHHSPSTVLDAVEAYRAAFEPSADLAAPYVSVSADVVVGEDDASAARLAAGYGLWVRSIRSGAGAIPFPTPEQAAAHTWSDADRDLVADRVATQLVGSPSTVADRLEQLAAATGADELAVTTITHQHADRVRSYELLAAEWTRRHG; translated from the coding sequence ATGGCAGACATCCCGTTGGCCGTCCTCGATCTCGTTCCGGTCAGCGCCGGTGACAGCCCGAACGACGCGCTGCGCAACACCGTCGACCTGGCCCGGCAGGCCGAGGCGTTCGGGTACCGGCGGTACTGGTTCGCCGAGCATCACCTCAACCCCGGCCTGCTCGGCGTGTCCCCCGCGGTGGCGATCGCGCTGGTGGCCGGGGCGACGTCGACGATCCGGCTCGGCTCGGCGGGCGTGCAGAGCGGGCACCGCACGCCGCTGGCCGTCGTCGAGGAGTTCGGGCTGATCGACGCGCTGCACCCCGGCCGCCTGGACCTCGGCATCGGCCGCTCACCGGGCCGGCCGGCCCCGAAGAACGGCGCGACGCCCAACGGCGCGACCCCCAACGGCGCGGCCCCGGCCGGCGCGGACGGCGGACCCGGCGACGGCGGACCCGGCGACGGCGGACCTGATGGCGGCGGACCCGGGGACGGCGCGGCGACTCCCACCCCGGCGCCGGCCCTCGTCTCGGCCGCGGCGGCCGCCTATCAGGCCAGCCTCGGCGGGGTCGACCACAGCACCGACCAGCGGGCCGCCAACGGCCTGCTGATCCCCCGCCGGTTCGACTTCAGCAGGCTGCTCGGCTCGCCCCGGCTGGGGGTGACCCTGTCGCTGCTGCAGCAGCCGGGCGCCTACACCCCCGAGTACGCCGACCAGGTCGACGACATCCTCGCCCTGCTGCGCGACACCTACCACACCGCCGACGGCCAGACGGCCCGCGCCTGGCCGGGGACCGGCGCGGCGCTGGAGGTGTGGATCCTCGGGGCGTCCGGCGGGTCGAGCGCCTCCGTGGCGGGTTCGCGGGGGCTGCGCTTCGCCGCCTCCTACCATCACAGCCCCAGCACGGTGCTCGACGCGGTCGAGGCGTACCGGGCGGCGTTCGAGCCGTCGGCGGATCTCGCCGCGCCCTACGTCTCGGTCTCCGCCGACGTCGTCGTCGGTGAGGACGACGCCAGCGCGGCCCGACTGGCCGCCGGCTACGGGCTGTGGGTCCGCAGCATCCGCAGCGGTGCGGGGGCGATCCCGTTCCCGACTCCCGAGCAGGCCGCCGCGCACACCTGGAGCGACGCCGATCGGGACCTGGTCGCCGACCGGGTCGCCACCCAGCTGGTCGGCTCCCCGTCGACCGTCGCCGACCGGCTCGAACAGCTCGCGGCGGCGACCGGCGCGGACGAGCTGGCCGTCACCACGATCACCCACCAGCACGCCGACCGGGTGCGCTCCTACGAGCTGCTGGCCGCGGAGTGGACCCGCCGGCACGGCTGA